The following proteins come from a genomic window of Lolium rigidum isolate FL_2022 chromosome 5, APGP_CSIRO_Lrig_0.1, whole genome shotgun sequence:
- the LOC124654400 gene encoding bifunctional bis(5'-adenosyl)-triphosphatase/adenylylsulfatase FHIT-like, with protein MEASAYKFGPYTIDARGVFHATALSYAMVNLRPVLPGHVLVCPKREVKRFADLSTDETIDLWVTAKEVGVRLEQCHQASSLTFTIQDGPQSGQTVPHVHIHVIPRKKGDFENNDEIYDAIDVREKELKEKLDLDIERKDRTMEEMSHEASKYRALFS; from the exons aTGGAGGCGTCGGCGTACAAGTTCGGACCCTACACGATCGATGCGAGGGGGGTCTTCCACGCCACGGCCCTCTCCTACGCCATGGTCAACCTCCGCCCTGTCCTCCCTGGT CATGTCCTTGTGTGCCCCAAGCGTGAAGTGAAACGTTTTGCTGATCTAAGTACTGACGAGACTATTGATTTATGGGTCACTGCAAAGGAAGTTGGTGTACGGCTTGAGCAATGCCACCAAGCATCTTCTCTTACATTTACAATTCAG GATGGCCCTCAATCTGGCCAAACAGTTCCGCACGTCCACATCCATGTGATCCCGAGGAAGAAAGGAGATTTTGAAAATAATGATGAAATATATGATGCG ATTGATGTGAGAGAAAAAGAATTGAAAGAAAAGCTTGATCTGGACATCGAAAGAAAAGACAGAACCATGGAAGAAATGAGTCATGAGGCCAGCAAGTACCGTGCTCTTTTCTCCTAG